CGGTATTCTCGATTCTGCGCGGTTTCGCTTTTTTATTGCCGAGGCACTTGATGTTTCGGTTGAAGATGTGACGGCTTTTGTACTCGGCGGACACGGCGATTCTATGGTTCCACTGCCTCGCTATTCTTCTGTTGCGGGGATTCCTTTGACCGAGTTGCTCGATGGTGCTACTATTGATGCGATTGTGCAGCGGACGCGGGATGGCGGTGCGGAGATTGTCGGTCATTTAAAAACAGGGAGTGCGTATTATGCACCGGCTTCAGCGGTTGCCGAGATGACTGCGGCGATTGTGCGCGATAAGAAACGCATTTTGCCCTGTGCGGCGTATCTGACCGGGCAATACGGTATCCACGATCTGTTTGTGGGTGTGCCCATAAAGCTCGGTGCGCAGGGCGTTGAGAGCATTATCGAAATTGGCCTGACGCCAGAAGAGACCGCAGCCCTGCAAAAATCCGCCGACGAGGTGCGAGAAAATATTGCGAAACTCGAGTTGTGAAGCGATCAGTAGATTGCTTTGCTAACTAATGGTGCAGGTGAAGTTACGTCATTGCGGCATGATGTTGAGCCGCCACGCCGGAGGCACAACGCCAGTAATCCAGTGGTTTTGAGTCGCCAAGTGCGTATAGCGGTTCCTAAGTCAGCCCGTCCAAAAAATTGGATGGGTTATTTTTTTATTCGCAGTCTTGAATATGCGGACAAAGTTGGCTATACTAAATGCAGTCTTGAAGCCGGTGTGCTGGTAGTTTTCATTTGAAATGTTCCGCGAACTTAAGGTCCGTTTTCACTGGGGGCATTCTCCAGGACCACTTTGCCATGAGTTTTCATCCGGTAATTGACGCAAAGCGGGCCGAGAAGCTATAAATTTCACTTAACTTATTTATTTTATTTAAATTATGTTAATTGACGGTCATTTGCTTGACGGTTGCTTGATAGAAAATCCGAAAAATGACTCAGCGGGATAGGTTTGATTTTGTAAATTATTGTTATACAAATACTTACTGTTTTTCAATTTGTTTGATGGTTGTTTGATAGAAAACCAAATGATCACCGACACTACCGAGCGCGGTACGGAGGTTTTGACATGAACGGTCAACGTTCCCCCGAGTACCTGGAAGGTCTTCTCCGAGAGCTATGTGCTTTGCCGTACGAGACCGAGTGGGTAGAGTTTAAGGAAGACAACACTGACCCACAGGAGATAGGCGAGTATCTTTCTGCCCTTGCCAACTCGGCGGCACTTGCGGGCAAAGCTGCGGCTTATCTGATGTGGGGTGTGCGCGATCATGACCACGCAGTCGTGGGGACCAACTTCGATCCCAGGTCCGCTAAGAAGGGAAATGAGGAACTGGAAAATTGGCTATTGCGTTTGCTCGAACCGAAGATTGATTTTCATTTTTTTTCCTTGAGTACCGAGAAGGGGTCAGTCATCCTGACGGAAATTAACCGTGCTTCGCGGCATCCGGTACGCTTTGCCGGTCAGGAATATATCCGTGTGGGTAGCTATAAGAAAAAGCTCAGAGATCATCCCGAAAAAGAACGGGCGCTGTGGCGTATTTTTGATCGGGTGAGTTTTGAAGAAGGCATCGCTGCTGAACGGCTAAAAGATGAGGATGTTCTACTTAAGCTTGACTACCCCAAGTACTTCGATCTGCTAAATGTACCCTTGCCTGATGGTCATGTGGCCATCCTTGACGCGCTTCAACGCGACCGGTTGATCGCGCTCAGCGAGGCGGGCGGCTTCAATATTACAAATCTGGGAGCGATTCTCTTTGCGAAAAATCTTGGCGACTTCCCTCGGCTGAAGCGCAAGGCCATTCGGGTTATCCAGTACGTCGGTACGGGACGCATTGAGACTCTGAGAGAATACGAATACACAAAAGGCTATGCCGCTGGCTTTGATGAACTGATCGGTTATATTGACGCACAACTGCCAGCAAATGAAGTCATCGGACAAGCACGACGCAAGACGGTACGAGCATTTCCCGAGTTGGCTGTACGCGAATTAGTGGCAAACATGCTCATCCATCAGGACTTTTTCGCAACGGGGGCAGGGCCTATGGTGGAGATTTTTGAAGGCCGCATCGAGATTACGAATCCCGGCGAGCCGCTGGTGGATACTCAGCGTTTCCTCGATAGCCCTCCGACATCTCGCAATGAAGTAATAGCCTCGCTCATGCGTCGCTTTCGGATTTGTGAGGAGCGGGGTAGTGGGATTGACAAAGTAGCTATAGAAGTTGAGCGTTACCAACTTCCTGCGCCGATTTTTGAGGTCCCACCGAACTTCACGCGGGTTGTACTCTTTGCTCACAAGGCCCTGTCCGACATGGATAAGGCAGATCGGGTGCGTGCCTGCTACCTGCACGCCTGCCTACAATACGTGAATCGAGATTTTCTGACTAACGCATCTCTAAGAGTACGGTTCGGTGTCAAGGAGAACTACAGGTCAGTCGTGTCGCGCTACATTCGGGAAGCCGTGGACGCAAGTAAGCTCAAGGCATTTGATGAGCAGGCTGCCCGTAAAATGAAGAAGTATTTGCCTTTTTGGGCCTGAGTCGCCATCCGGTAATTGATGGGTAATTGACGGGTAATTGACACAAAGTGAATTGGAAGCTGTAAATTTTACTTAACTTATTTATTTTACTTAACTTATGTAATTGACGGGTAATTGATGGCTACTTGACTGGCAACTGACGATGTGAGATCATATTTTTTATAAGTTACTGAAGATACGATAGTTATTTTACTTGACTGGTACTTGACTGAAACACATTTGGAACGATATATTTCCATACCCGGAAAGCAACCCGAAGAGGGCTTAAGGTATGAAGAGTCCGGATACTGAACCAACGCAATCTCAGAAAGAAGAACTGGACGCGCTTGCGGCATTGCCCGATGACCAGATTGATACCTCTGATATTCCCGAGGTTATCGAGGGGGCAAATTCTATACGCGGGCTGTTTCATAAGTCCGCCCGTGAGCGCAGCAAGGCGATAGATGAACTCAGATGCAGACGCTCGGCGGTCACCGATACCTCCGAACATCGCTAAGGCCATATACGCCCGTGTAGTTTAAAAAACAGCCTATCTAATCTTTTGGACAGGCTATTTTTTATTCGTAGTCTTGAAGATGCTGGCAAAGTTGACTATACTAAATGCAACATTGAATATGCATTTGCCGAGTGTCCGGGCGAGGGAAGCAAAGGGCTATTGAGCCAAATTATCGCAGGCGGTTTCTAATGGCAGAATTACGATTCGACATCACGCCGTTTCTGGATCAAGATGAAGGCCAGCACTTTGATCGCAAGTCGTTGTATGAGGGAGAAGATGGTGCCAAACAGTCACGTAACCGCCGCGCCGTGCGAGATCAGGTTGCGGAATATGTGGCGGGCTTCGCCAATGCCGAAGGTGGCGTACTGATCCTGGGCATAGAGGATGACCGCACCATTACTGGACACCAGCTTCCGCAGGATGCCTTGAACAGTATCCTGAAGACCCCGAGCACTCGCTTGAAGCCCGCACAGCCCGATGGCTTTATTATAAATGTTCAAGGGTGCGAACTGATTGTTTTTGATGTGCCGGCTTCAGATGTTCCCGTTCAGGTAATCGGAAATGGCTTCCCGTTGCGAATGGGTGACCAGACCGTGCAATCCAGCGAGAGCCAAATCAATACGCTCAAGTTTGAAGGTATGGCGGAGAGTTGGGAAAGCCGACAATCATCAATGACTTTGGCTGATCTGGATGAACGACTGTTAGAACGCGCAAGACAAGGGGCGGGCTTATCTGCTTTGACTGATGAAGAATATTTGCTCAAGCGCAAATTGGCCGACCGTCGTGGGCGGGGGATAGTGCTTCGAAATGCTGCGGAGTTGCTCTTTGCCCGGTATGGACCGGACCATCCCAATGCTGGCGTTCGTCTATTTCGCGTTATTGGTACGGAGCGCTATACCGGACCCGAACACAATGTCGAAGAACGCCCGCGCTGCGAAGGCAACTTGCCTGCGGTCATATTGGAAATTCGCACTATCATCAGCGGTTTGTTGCGACGCCCTATGCGGCTCGTGGGGAGTCGCTTTCAGGAATCCGCCGAATATCCGGATTTCGCATGGCTGGAGGCGTTGCTCAATGCCATCGCGCACCGCGATTACAGGGTTGAAGGCACCTGCATAGAGGTCTGGTTATTCGATGATCGCATGGAAGTGGTCAGCCCGGGCGGGCTGGTCGGCAACTTGACTACAGAAGCGTTGCTCACGCTCAAGCGAGTCCATCACAGCCGCAATCCCCGCATGATCCGGGTGCTCGTAGATCTCGGTCTCGCACGCGACCAGGGCGAAGGTATCCCGCGTATGTTCGCAGAGATGGAAGACGCTTTTTTGCCAAGGCCAGATATAGATGCGACCAACAGCAGCGTCACAGTTACGCTTCGGAACACGCTTACTCTGAACGCCAGTGATAGAGAATTTATCTCGGCGCTCGGTGATATTGAGCTTTCTCGCAATGAGTTTCGGGCATTGCTTTACACTTATCGTCATGATCAGATAGACAATGCCAGGCTACGTGCTTTATCCGGTCTTGATACCTTGAGTGCCAGTTATCTTTTACGCGGTCTCCGAGACCGAGATTTGCTAAAGCTTTATTCCCATGGTCCCAACAGCTACTACACATTGACTTCTTTACTGACATCGCAAGTTGGGAAGTACAAATCAGAAACTGGAGAGTCCAGAACAAATGATGGAAAGTTCCACACGGATGGGAGGGAGTTCAATGCGGATACCGGGGAGTTCAATGCGGATACCGGGGAGTTCAATGCGGATACCGGGGAGTTCAATACGGATACCGGGGAGTTCAATACGGATACCGGGGAGCTTCCTGATGACATCAAGGCCGCTATTGATCGACTTGGTCGGCGACCGCGTCGAGAAAATCTACGCCCTGTCATTCGCGCGATATGCGATCAAGGGAGATGGGTAACTGCCGCTACACTCGCCCGCTACCTGAGCTTAAAACAAGAGAATCTAATAGCAGGGCACCTCGGGGAAATGGTGCAAAGTAAAGAACTTGAGCGACGCTTTCCGGATAAGCCCAACCACCCTCGCCAGGCTTACCGAGCCGTTGCTTCCCAACGCCCGTAGCCCTTAGTTTTTTTCCTCGGCTGTAAAGTAGCGTGTTTGAACTAAGCCAGGTACTCAGCGTACTAAAAAAACAGCCCGTCCAAAGTTGGATGGGCTATTTTTCGTCAAATCCGCCTTCACGCGTCTGGCGGGTCATTTCCTGGATGAGTTTGGGGGCGGGGTCTTCCCAGCCTTCGGGTTTGAGTATTTTGCCGTCTTCTCGGCGAATGACTTTTCCGTTTACGACTTTTTGCATGTTGGCGTTGTGGACGATGTCGAAGAGCGGGTCGAGGTTGATGCCGTTGCGTACGGCAAAATCGCAGATGTAGTAAATTGCATCGACGAGCGCGTCGGCCTGTTCTGTGACGGTTTGCGCGTCCATTAATTCGTCCATTTCATCGTTGACCATTTGTCTTATGAATGCGATGCCTTCTGCTGTCATGTTTTGCGGATGCGCTGGCAGGGAATCGTTACAGGCCATTGTAAATTCGCGCACTTGAGCAGTGTATCCCATGCGTACTCCTGGTGAATGGTAAGGGGGGAGATGTAAGGAGGGAGAAGTGTGTGTTAGAAATTACTAAAATACATGTTTAAAAACAAATGCAATGATTTCACTACAATCAATATGATGAGTGAATAGACAGAGCGGTGTACAACTGGCTGTCTTTCAGGCAAGTTCATAGACGAATGGCAATACATACTGATTTTGGGAGGATGGGTGGGGTTCGTAGATTCGCTGATTCGTAGATTCGTTGTCGTTGATTCGTTTTTGGTCTTTGACTTTTGGGCGTTGCGTCTATATTTTTTGGCGCGATATTTTGTTGGCAGGTGACTATGACGCGAAAGGATTTACATTACATGGCGAGTATTAATGCAAATTATGACAAATTGGCTGCGGGATATTTGTTTCCCGAGATTGCGCGGCGGACGCAGACATTTCTCGATGCACATCCAGAGGTGTCCGTGATGCGGTTGGGTATTGGCAATACGACCGAGCCGCTGACGAGGAGCGTGATTGCCGGTTTGCACGATGCGGTGGATCAGATGGCGCGTGTAGAGACGTATCGCGGCTATGCCGATGGCGGAGAGGGCGAGCCTGAGATGCGAGAGGCGCTGGCGAAGCGCTATGCAAAGTACGGGGTGGATCTCGATGCGTCTGAGGTTTTTGTGAGTGATGGCGCCAAGTCGGATTCGGCGAATATCCAGTCGATTTTTGGTATGGATAATGTGATTGCCGTGCAGGATCCGGCATATCCGGTATATGTGGATAGCAATGTGATTGCCGGGCGGACGGGCGAGGCGGTGGACGATCAGTACGAGGGACTGGTTTATATGCCGTGTACGGAAGAGAATGGTTTTATGCCCGAGGTGCCAGATAAAAAGGTGGATTTGATCTATATTTGCAGCCCGAATAATCCTACGGGTGCTGTGGCAACCCGAGCGCAGCTTCAGGCGTTTGTGGATTATGCGAGGGAACACAGGGCGGTGATTATTTACGATGCGGCTTATGCGGGATATATTTCGGATGCGGATTTGCCGAGGACTGTTTACGAGGTTGAGGGGGCAAAGTCCTGCGCGATTGAGATCAATAGTTTTTCCAAAGATACCGGGTTTACGGGTGTGCGCCTGGGGTGGACGATTGTGCCGATGGATCTGGTGGTAGAAGACGCAGAGGCGGGCAAGTTGAATACGCTGTGGGGCAGGCGTCAAAATACGTTTTTTAATGGTGCTTCGAATATTGTGCAGTTGGGTGCTTTGTCGGTGTTTACAGAAGAAGGCGAGCGAGAGTGCCAGGAGATGATTGCGTATTATATGGAGAATGCGCGCATTATTCGGGCGGGGCTGAGAGGTATTGGGCTGACGGTTTTTGGCGGTGTCCACGCGCCTTATTTGTGGCTTAAGACTCCGAATAGTATGTCGTCGTGGGACTTTTTTGACAAGTTGTTGTCAGAAGCCCATGTCGTGGGTACGCCGGGTTCGGGTTTTGGTCCTGCGGGCGAAGGTTATTTTCGTTTGAGTTCGTTTGGGCATCGAGAAGATGTCGAGCGGGCAGTGGCGAGTATTCAGGCGAATTTGAAGATTTGAGGTGAACAGATGACGCGGTCCAATCCGAACATCATTTTTATTCTGGCTGATGATATGGGCTATGGAGATATGACGTGCCAGAATCCAGAGTCTAAAATTCCAACGCCCAATCTGGACCGGTTGGCGTCGCAGGGGGTTCGTTTTACCGATGCCCATGCGCCGTCCAGTGTCTGTACGCCGTCGCGCTATGCGATTCTTACGGGGCGGTATTCGTGGCGCACCCGGTTGCAAGGCGGTGTGTTGTGGCCCTGGGATCCGCCTTTGATTGATCCGGGGCGAAAGACTGTGGCGACATTGTTGCGAGGTCAGGGGTATCGCACGGCCTGTATTGGAAAGTGGCATTTGGGATGGCACTGGGAGACAAAGGATGGGCGGGCGGCCTATGAGGGTGCGGAATACGGGGTGTTGGGTAGAGATCATCGGTATGAATTGGGCAAGAATATCGATTTTGGTAAGCCGGTCACTGGCGGTCCTGTAGAATGTGGATTTGATTATTATTTTGGTGATGATGTGCCCAATTTTCCGCCTTATACCTGGTTTGAAAACGATCGGTTGGTGGATGCGCCAGTTGAGGAGAAGCCCGAGGAGATGTTTGGATCGCCCGGACCTATGGCGCCGGGATGGTCTCTCGAAGCGGTGATGCCCGAGTTGACCCATCGCGCAGTTCAATATATTGAGGCATCGGATGAGCAACCGTTTTTTTTGTATTTTCCGCTGACTGCGCCGCATACGCCGATTGTTCCAGTAGATGCGTTTAAGGGTATGAGCGAGGCGGGTGAGTACGGAGATTTTGTGTGTGAAGTGGATTGGACTGTGGGCGAGGTGATGGCGGCGCTTGATCGAAAGGGGATTGCGGAGAATACGCTGATTATTTTTACCAGCGATAATGGGCCAGAAAATTTCGCGTATAGACGGATCCAGGAATACGGCCATTACAGTATGGATGGCTTGCGGGGGTTGAAACGCGATGTGTGGGAAGGTGGACACCGGGTTCCGTTTGTTGCCAGGTGGCCCGGTCAGATTGAGGGAGACAGGGTTTGCGATGAGGTGATTTGTATGTCCGATTTTATGGCTACGGTGGCGGCGATAACTGGCGTGTCTTTGTCGGAAGATATGGGTGAAGATAGTTATAATATATTGCCCGCGCTTTTGGATGAGTCTTTTGATACGCCCATCCGGGAGGCGACTGTGCATCACAGCATTCGGGGAAAGTTCGCCATCCGGAAGGGCCGCTGGGT
The genomic region above belongs to Gemmatimonadota bacterium and contains:
- the mdh gene encoding malate dehydrogenase, giving the protein MNKIGIVGAGNVGATSAQRIAERELAREVVVLDVAEGIPQGKGLDMAESAPVERFDTHLIGTNDPSALAGCDLVVITAGIARKPGMSRDDLQATNADIVGTVSENVRDVAPNAIVIVVSNPLDVMTYVALQKTGFPPHRVVGMAGILDSARFRFFIAEALDVSVEDVTAFVLGGHGDSMVPLPRYSSVAGIPLTELLDGATIDAIVQRTRDGGAEIVGHLKTGSAYYAPASAVAEMTAAIVRDKKRILPCAAYLTGQYGIHDLFVGVPIKLGAQGVESIIEIGLTPEETAALQKSADEVRENIAKLEL
- a CDS encoding putative DNA binding domain-containing protein → MNGQRSPEYLEGLLRELCALPYETEWVEFKEDNTDPQEIGEYLSALANSAALAGKAAAYLMWGVRDHDHAVVGTNFDPRSAKKGNEELENWLLRLLEPKIDFHFFSLSTEKGSVILTEINRASRHPVRFAGQEYIRVGSYKKKLRDHPEKERALWRIFDRVSFEEGIAAERLKDEDVLLKLDYPKYFDLLNVPLPDGHVAILDALQRDRLIALSEAGGFNITNLGAILFAKNLGDFPRLKRKAIRVIQYVGTGRIETLREYEYTKGYAAGFDELIGYIDAQLPANEVIGQARRKTVRAFPELAVRELVANMLIHQDFFATGAGPMVEIFEGRIEITNPGEPLVDTQRFLDSPPTSRNEVIASLMRRFRICEERGSGIDKVAIEVERYQLPAPIFEVPPNFTRVVLFAHKALSDMDKADRVRACYLHACLQYVNRDFLTNASLRVRFGVKENYRSVVSRYIREAVDASKLKAFDEQAARKMKKYLPFWA
- a CDS encoding putative DNA binding domain-containing protein → MAELRFDITPFLDQDEGQHFDRKSLYEGEDGAKQSRNRRAVRDQVAEYVAGFANAEGGVLILGIEDDRTITGHQLPQDALNSILKTPSTRLKPAQPDGFIINVQGCELIVFDVPASDVPVQVIGNGFPLRMGDQTVQSSESQINTLKFEGMAESWESRQSSMTLADLDERLLERARQGAGLSALTDEEYLLKRKLADRRGRGIVLRNAAELLFARYGPDHPNAGVRLFRVIGTERYTGPEHNVEERPRCEGNLPAVILEIRTIISGLLRRPMRLVGSRFQESAEYPDFAWLEALLNAIAHRDYRVEGTCIEVWLFDDRMEVVSPGGLVGNLTTEALLTLKRVHHSRNPRMIRVLVDLGLARDQGEGIPRMFAEMEDAFLPRPDIDATNSSVTVTLRNTLTLNASDREFISALGDIELSRNEFRALLYTYRHDQIDNARLRALSGLDTLSASYLLRGLRDRDLLKLYSHGPNSYYTLTSLLTSQVGKYKSETGESRTNDGKFHTDGREFNADTGEFNADTGEFNADTGEFNTDTGEFNTDTGELPDDIKAAIDRLGRRPRRENLRPVIRAICDQGRWVTAATLARYLSLKQENLIAGHLGEMVQSKELERRFPDKPNHPRQAYRAVASQRP
- a CDS encoding HAD family hydrolase; the protein is MGYTAQVREFTMACNDSLPAHPQNMTAEGIAFIRQMVNDEMDELMDAQTVTEQADALVDAIYYICDFAVRNGINLDPLFDIVHNANMQKVVNGKVIRREDGKILKPEGWEDPAPKLIQEMTRQTREGGFDEK
- a CDS encoding LL-diaminopimelate aminotransferase, with protein sequence MASINANYDKLAAGYLFPEIARRTQTFLDAHPEVSVMRLGIGNTTEPLTRSVIAGLHDAVDQMARVETYRGYADGGEGEPEMREALAKRYAKYGVDLDASEVFVSDGAKSDSANIQSIFGMDNVIAVQDPAYPVYVDSNVIAGRTGEAVDDQYEGLVYMPCTEENGFMPEVPDKKVDLIYICSPNNPTGAVATRAQLQAFVDYAREHRAVIIYDAAYAGYISDADLPRTVYEVEGAKSCAIEINSFSKDTGFTGVRLGWTIVPMDLVVEDAEAGKLNTLWGRRQNTFFNGASNIVQLGALSVFTEEGERECQEMIAYYMENARIIRAGLRGIGLTVFGGVHAPYLWLKTPNSMSSWDFFDKLLSEAHVVGTPGSGFGPAGEGYFRLSSFGHREDVERAVASIQANLKI
- a CDS encoding arylsulfatase, translated to MTRSNPNIIFILADDMGYGDMTCQNPESKIPTPNLDRLASQGVRFTDAHAPSSVCTPSRYAILTGRYSWRTRLQGGVLWPWDPPLIDPGRKTVATLLRGQGYRTACIGKWHLGWHWETKDGRAAYEGAEYGVLGRDHRYELGKNIDFGKPVTGGPVECGFDYYFGDDVPNFPPYTWFENDRLVDAPVEEKPEEMFGSPGPMAPGWSLEAVMPELTHRAVQYIEASDEQPFFLYFPLTAPHTPIVPVDAFKGMSEAGEYGDFVCEVDWTVGEVMAALDRKGIAENTLIIFTSDNGPENFAYRRIQEYGHYSMDGLRGLKRDVWEGGHRVPFVARWPGQIEGDRVCDEVICMSDFMATVAAITGVSLSEDMGEDSYNILPALLDESFDTPIREATVHHSIRGKFAIRKGRWVLIDAPNGDDNKEPDWFVDERGYVPHDHPGELFDLERDRIERFNRYVEYPEIVAELKTLLEKYKREGRSVSR